A part of Vulpes lagopus strain Blue_001 chromosome 4, ASM1834538v1, whole genome shotgun sequence genomic DNA contains:
- the TCAF1 gene encoding TRPM8 channel-associated factor 1 isoform X1: MATPSAAFEALMNGVTSWDVPEDAIPCELLLIGEASFPVMVNDMGQVLIAASSYGRGRLVVVSHEDYLVEAQLTPFLLNAVGWLCSSPGAPIGVHPSLAPLAKILEGSGVEAKIEPEVKDSLGVYCIDAYNETMTEKLVKFMKRGGGLLIGGQAWDWANQGDDERVLFTFPGNLVTSVAGVYFTDNKGDTSFFKVSKKMPKIPVLVSCEDDLSEDREELLHGISELDISNSDCFPSQLLVHGALAFPLGLDSYHGCVIAAARYGRGRVVVTGHKVLFTVGKLGPFLLNAVRWLDGGRRGKIVVQTELRTLSGLLAVGGIDTSIEPHLTSDASVYCFEPVSDVGVKELQEFVAEGGGLFVGAQAWWWAFKNPGVSPLARFPGNLLLNPFGISITSQSLNPGPFRTPKAGIRTYHFRSTLAEFQVIMGRKRGNVEKGWLAKLGPDGAAFLQIPAEEIPAYMSVHRLLRKLLSRYRLPVATRENPVINDCCRGAMLSLATGLAHSGSDLSLLVPEIEDMYSSPYLRPSESPITVEVNCNNPGTRYCWMSTGLYIPGRQIIEVSLPEAAASADLKIQIGCHTDDLTRASKLFRGPLVINRCCLDKPTKSITCLWGGLLYIIVPQSSKLGSVPITVKGAVHAPYYKLGETSQEEWKRRIQENPGPWGELATDNIILTVPTANLRTLENPEPLLRLWDEVMQAVARLGAEPFPLRLPQRIVADVQISVGWMHAGYPIMCHLESVQELINEKLIRTKGLWGPVHELGRNQQRQEWEFPPHTTEATCNLWCVYVHETVLGIPRGRANIALWPPVREKRVRIYLGKGPNVKNWNAWTALETYLQLQEAFGWEPFIRLFTEYRNQTNLPTDNVDKMNLWVKMFSHQVQKNLAPFFEAWAWPIQKEVATSLAYLPEWKENIMKLYLLTQMPH; the protein is encoded by the exons ATGGCAACTCCCTCTGCTGCCTTTGAGGCCCTGATGAATGGAGTGACCAGCTGGGATGTTCCCGAAGATGCCATCCCATGTGAACTGCTTCTAATTGGAGAGGCCTCCTTCCCAGTGATGGTGAATGACATGGGCCAGGTCCTCATTGCTGCCTCCTCCTACGGCCGAGGCCGCCTGGTGGTGGTGTCCCATGAGGACTACTTGGTAGAAGCCCAGCTCACTCCCTTTCTCCTCAATGCAGTAGGTTGGCTTTGTTCTTCCCCTGGGGCTCCCATTGGTGTACACCCATCCCTGGCACCCCTGGCCAAAATCCTTGAGGGTTCTGGGGTGGAGGCGAAGATCGAGCCAGAAGTGAAAGACTCCCTGGGGGTTTACTGCATTGACGCCTACAACGAAACCATGACGGAAAAGTTGGTCAAGTTTATGAAACGTGGAGGGGGCTTGCTCATTGGAGGCCAGGCCTGGGACTGGGCCAACCAGGGTGATGATGAAAGGGTGCTTTTCACCTTCCCTGGCAACCTCGTGACCAGTGTGGCCGGCGTGTACTTCACTGACAACAAAGGTGACACGAGTTTCTTTAAAGTCTCCAAGAAGATGCCCAAGATCCCAGTCTTAGTTAG CTGTGAAGACGATCTCTCCGAGGACAGAGAGGAGCTCCTGCACGGGATTTCAGAGCTGGACATCAGCAACTCGGATTGCTTCCCGTCCCAGCTGCTGGTGCACGGGGCTCTCGCCTTTCCCCTGGGGTTAGATTCCTACCACGGCTGTGTCATAGCGGCTGCCCGCTACGGCCGGGGCCGCGTGGTCGTGACTGGCCACAAGGTGTTATTCACGGTGGGCAAACTGGGCCCCTTTCTGCTCAATGCCGTGCGCTGGCTGGACGGGGGCCGCAGAGGCAAGATCGTGGTGCAGACGGAACTGAGGACACTGAGCGGCCTGCTCGCCGTGGGGGGCATAGACACCAGCATCGAGCCCCACCTGACCAGCGATGCGAGTGTCTATTGCTTTGAACCCGTGAGTGATGTGGGGGTCAAGGAGCTGCAGGAGTTTGTAGCTGAGGGCGGGGGGCTGTTCGTCGGAGCCCAAGCGTGGTGGTGGGCCTTCAAGAACCCCGGAGTGTCCCCTCTGGCCCGGTTCCCAGGAAACCTCCTCCTCAACCCCTTTGGCATCAGCATCACCAGCCAAAGCCTCAACCCAGGGCCCTTCCGCACTCCTAAGGCAGGGATAAGGACCTACCACTTCCGTTCCACCCTGGCCGAGTTCCAGGTCATAATGGGCAGGAAAAGAGGGAATGTGGAGAAAGGCTGGCTGGCCAAGCTGGGGCCGGATGGGGCAGCTTTCCTCCAGATCCCCGCCGAAGAGATCCCTGCCTACATGTCTGTGCACCGGCTCCTGAGGAAGCTGCTGAGTCGGTATCGGCTCCCGGTGGCAACCCGAGAGAACCCCGTCATCAATGACTGCTGCAGGGGTGCTATGCTTTCCCTGGCCACTGGCCTGGCCCACTCTGGAAGTGACCTCTCGCTGTTAGTGCCGGAAATCGAAGACATGTACAGCAGCCCCTATCTGCGTCCCTCCGAGTCTCCCATCACCGTTGAGGTCAACTGCAACAATCCTG GCACCAGATACtgctggatgagcactgggctcTACATTCCTGGAAGGCAGATCATAGAGGTCTCGCTGCCTGAAGCTGCTGCCTCTGCTGATCTGAAG ATACAGATTGGCTGCCACACTGATGACCTGACCAGAGCCAGCAAGCTGTTCCGAGGCCCGCTTGTGATTAACCGGTGCTGCCTGGACAAGCCCACCAAGTCCATCACCTGCCTCTGGGGCGGCCTGCTGTATATCATTGTGCCTCAGAGCAGCAAACTCGGCTCTGTGCCCATCACTGTCAAGGGGGCAGTGCATGCCCCGTACTACAAGCTGG GGGAGACCTCCCAGGAAGAGTGGAAGAGGCGTATCCAGGAGAATCCAGGTCCCTGGGGAGAGCTGGCTACGGACAACATCATCCTGACAGTGCCAACCGCCAATCTCCGTACCCTGGAGAACCCTGAGCCGCTGCTTCGCCTCTGGGACGAGGTGATGCAGGCTGTGGCACGGCTGGGGGCCGAGCCCTTCCCTTTGCGTCTGCCTCAGAGGATCGTTGCTGACGTCCAGATCTCAGTTG GCTGGATGCACGCAGGGTACCCCATCATGTGCCATCTGGAATCCGTGCAGGAGCTCATCAATGAGAAGCTCATCAGAACCAAGGGGCTGTGGGGCCCTGTCCATGAGCTCGGCCGGAACCAGCAGCGGCAGGAGTGGGAGTTCCCGCCACACACCACCGAGGCCACCTGCAATCTGTGGTGTGTCTACGTGCATGAGACAGTCCTGGGCATCCCTCGAGGCCGTGCCAATATTGCTCTGTGGCCTCCAGTTCGGGAGAAGAGAGTCCGAATCTACCTGGGCAAGGGTCCCAATGTGAAAAACTGGAATGCGTGGACTGCCCTGGAAACGTATCTACAG
- the TCAF1 gene encoding TRPM8 channel-associated factor 1 isoform X2, whose translation MATPSAAFEALMNGVTSWDVPEDAIPCELLLIGEASFPVMVNDMGQVLIAASSYGRGRLVVVSHEDYLVEAQLTPFLLNAVGWLCSSPGAPIGVHPSLAPLAKILEGSGVEAKIEPEVKDSLGVYCIDAYNETMTEKLVKFMKRGGGLLIGGQAWDWANQGDDERVLFTFPGNLVTSVAGVYFTDNKGDTSFFKVSKKMPKIPVLVSCEDDLSEDREELLHGISELDISNSDCFPSQLLVHGALAFPLGLDSYHGCVIAAARYGRGRVVVTGHKVLFTVGKLGPFLLNAVRWLDGGRRGKIVVQTELRTLSGLLAVGGIDTSIEPHLTSDASVYCFEPVSDVGVKELQEFVAEGGGLFVGAQAWWWAFKNPGVSPLARFPGNLLLNPFGISITSQSLNPGPFRTPKAGIRTYHFRSTLAEFQVIMGRKRGNVEKGWLAKLGPDGAAFLQIPAEEIPAYMSVHRLLRKLLSRYRLPVATRENPVINDCCRGAMLSLATGLAHSGSDLSLLVPEIEDMYSSPYLRPSESPITVEVNCNNPGTRYCWMSTGLYIPGRQIIEVSLPEAAASADLKIQIGCHTDDLTRASKLFRGPLVINRCCLDKPTKSITCLWGGLLYIIVPQSSKLGSVPITVKGAVHAPYYKLGETSQEEWKRRIQENPGPWGELATDNIILTVPTANLRTLENPEPLLRLWDEVMQAVARLGAEPFPLRLPQRIVADVQISVGWMHAGYPIMCHLESVQELINEKLIRTKGLWGPVHELGRNQQRQEWEFPPHTTEATCNLWCVYVHETVLGIPRGRANIALWPPVREKRVRIYLGKGPNVKNWNAWTALETYLQLQEAFGWEPFIRLFTEYRNQTNLPTDNVDKMNLWVKMFSHQVQKNLAPFFEAWAWPIQKEVATSLAYLPEWKENIMKLYLLTQM comes from the exons ATGGCAACTCCCTCTGCTGCCTTTGAGGCCCTGATGAATGGAGTGACCAGCTGGGATGTTCCCGAAGATGCCATCCCATGTGAACTGCTTCTAATTGGAGAGGCCTCCTTCCCAGTGATGGTGAATGACATGGGCCAGGTCCTCATTGCTGCCTCCTCCTACGGCCGAGGCCGCCTGGTGGTGGTGTCCCATGAGGACTACTTGGTAGAAGCCCAGCTCACTCCCTTTCTCCTCAATGCAGTAGGTTGGCTTTGTTCTTCCCCTGGGGCTCCCATTGGTGTACACCCATCCCTGGCACCCCTGGCCAAAATCCTTGAGGGTTCTGGGGTGGAGGCGAAGATCGAGCCAGAAGTGAAAGACTCCCTGGGGGTTTACTGCATTGACGCCTACAACGAAACCATGACGGAAAAGTTGGTCAAGTTTATGAAACGTGGAGGGGGCTTGCTCATTGGAGGCCAGGCCTGGGACTGGGCCAACCAGGGTGATGATGAAAGGGTGCTTTTCACCTTCCCTGGCAACCTCGTGACCAGTGTGGCCGGCGTGTACTTCACTGACAACAAAGGTGACACGAGTTTCTTTAAAGTCTCCAAGAAGATGCCCAAGATCCCAGTCTTAGTTAG CTGTGAAGACGATCTCTCCGAGGACAGAGAGGAGCTCCTGCACGGGATTTCAGAGCTGGACATCAGCAACTCGGATTGCTTCCCGTCCCAGCTGCTGGTGCACGGGGCTCTCGCCTTTCCCCTGGGGTTAGATTCCTACCACGGCTGTGTCATAGCGGCTGCCCGCTACGGCCGGGGCCGCGTGGTCGTGACTGGCCACAAGGTGTTATTCACGGTGGGCAAACTGGGCCCCTTTCTGCTCAATGCCGTGCGCTGGCTGGACGGGGGCCGCAGAGGCAAGATCGTGGTGCAGACGGAACTGAGGACACTGAGCGGCCTGCTCGCCGTGGGGGGCATAGACACCAGCATCGAGCCCCACCTGACCAGCGATGCGAGTGTCTATTGCTTTGAACCCGTGAGTGATGTGGGGGTCAAGGAGCTGCAGGAGTTTGTAGCTGAGGGCGGGGGGCTGTTCGTCGGAGCCCAAGCGTGGTGGTGGGCCTTCAAGAACCCCGGAGTGTCCCCTCTGGCCCGGTTCCCAGGAAACCTCCTCCTCAACCCCTTTGGCATCAGCATCACCAGCCAAAGCCTCAACCCAGGGCCCTTCCGCACTCCTAAGGCAGGGATAAGGACCTACCACTTCCGTTCCACCCTGGCCGAGTTCCAGGTCATAATGGGCAGGAAAAGAGGGAATGTGGAGAAAGGCTGGCTGGCCAAGCTGGGGCCGGATGGGGCAGCTTTCCTCCAGATCCCCGCCGAAGAGATCCCTGCCTACATGTCTGTGCACCGGCTCCTGAGGAAGCTGCTGAGTCGGTATCGGCTCCCGGTGGCAACCCGAGAGAACCCCGTCATCAATGACTGCTGCAGGGGTGCTATGCTTTCCCTGGCCACTGGCCTGGCCCACTCTGGAAGTGACCTCTCGCTGTTAGTGCCGGAAATCGAAGACATGTACAGCAGCCCCTATCTGCGTCCCTCCGAGTCTCCCATCACCGTTGAGGTCAACTGCAACAATCCTG GCACCAGATACtgctggatgagcactgggctcTACATTCCTGGAAGGCAGATCATAGAGGTCTCGCTGCCTGAAGCTGCTGCCTCTGCTGATCTGAAG ATACAGATTGGCTGCCACACTGATGACCTGACCAGAGCCAGCAAGCTGTTCCGAGGCCCGCTTGTGATTAACCGGTGCTGCCTGGACAAGCCCACCAAGTCCATCACCTGCCTCTGGGGCGGCCTGCTGTATATCATTGTGCCTCAGAGCAGCAAACTCGGCTCTGTGCCCATCACTGTCAAGGGGGCAGTGCATGCCCCGTACTACAAGCTGG GGGAGACCTCCCAGGAAGAGTGGAAGAGGCGTATCCAGGAGAATCCAGGTCCCTGGGGAGAGCTGGCTACGGACAACATCATCCTGACAGTGCCAACCGCCAATCTCCGTACCCTGGAGAACCCTGAGCCGCTGCTTCGCCTCTGGGACGAGGTGATGCAGGCTGTGGCACGGCTGGGGGCCGAGCCCTTCCCTTTGCGTCTGCCTCAGAGGATCGTTGCTGACGTCCAGATCTCAGTTG GCTGGATGCACGCAGGGTACCCCATCATGTGCCATCTGGAATCCGTGCAGGAGCTCATCAATGAGAAGCTCATCAGAACCAAGGGGCTGTGGGGCCCTGTCCATGAGCTCGGCCGGAACCAGCAGCGGCAGGAGTGGGAGTTCCCGCCACACACCACCGAGGCCACCTGCAATCTGTGGTGTGTCTACGTGCATGAGACAGTCCTGGGCATCCCTCGAGGCCGTGCCAATATTGCTCTGTGGCCTCCAGTTCGGGAGAAGAGAGTCCGAATCTACCTGGGCAAGGGTCCCAATGTGAAAAACTGGAATGCGTGGACTGCCCTGGAAACGTATCTACAG